Proteins from a single region of bacterium:
- a CDS encoding deoxyribonuclease IV yields the protein MSRKGPPLGAHVSVAGGVRTAPERGKKIGADVVQIFSKQNTRWEGKALEEEDARALREESERTGVRVAAIHCAYLINLGSANETVRTRSLYALEDESSRAAMLGVPYLVMHPGSSGDDPAEEGIARIASAIRSFGKFPKGVTLLLENTAGQGNSIGRTMGQLRTLLDAAGNPPDVAVCLDSAHLFESGYDIGTAEGWDALLAEMKKERILPLVRMWHLNDSKTAMGSRVDRHEHIGEGRMDLSAFRRILNHKGFSTLPMVLETPKGEDDEFTMDLRNLASLRKLIA from the coding sequence GTGAGCCGGAAAGGGCCCCCGCTGGGGGCGCACGTCTCCGTCGCGGGAGGGGTCCGCACGGCGCCGGAGCGTGGGAAAAAGATCGGCGCCGACGTCGTCCAGATCTTCTCCAAGCAGAACACCCGATGGGAAGGAAAAGCCCTCGAGGAAGAGGATGCCCGGGCGCTCCGGGAAGAGAGCGAGCGAACCGGGGTCCGCGTTGCCGCCATCCATTGCGCCTACCTCATCAACCTCGGCTCCGCGAACGAGACGGTCCGTACCCGATCCCTCTATGCGCTGGAGGACGAGTCGTCGCGCGCCGCCATGCTCGGCGTGCCGTATCTCGTCATGCACCCGGGCTCGAGCGGCGACGACCCCGCCGAGGAAGGGATCGCCCGCATCGCGTCGGCGATCCGCTCCTTCGGGAAGTTCCCGAAGGGGGTGACGCTGCTCCTCGAGAACACGGCCGGGCAGGGAAACTCCATCGGCCGCACGATGGGGCAGCTCCGGACGCTGCTCGACGCCGCGGGGAACCCGCCCGACGTGGCGGTGTGCCTGGACAGCGCCCACCTGTTCGAGTCCGGCTACGACATCGGGACGGCGGAGGGGTGGGACGCCCTCCTCGCGGAGATGAAGAAGGAAAGGATCCTCCCCCTGGTCCGCATGTGGCACCTGAACGATTCGAAGACGGCGATGGGCAGCCGCGTCGACCGGCACGAGCACATCGGCGAGGGGCGGATGGACCTCTCCGCTTTTCGACGGATCCTGAACCACAAGGGATTCTCGACGCTGCCGATGGTGCTCGAGACGCCGAAGGGCGAGGACGACGAGTTCACGATGGACCTGCGCAACCTGGCGTCGCTGCGCAAGCTCATCGCGTAG
- a CDS encoding aminopeptidase codes for MGSERQVRRLAETLVRHSVKAKKGEIVRISTSELGRPLALEVYREVLRAGAHPLLSVGFEEASAIFYEEASAEQIADLPPTKMHEAKTIDADIIILAPGNTRHLSHISPRKMADRRKATKPISEVILRRVRWVLTNFPTEALAQETDRSLPEYEKLYYRAVEQDWAAMSRMFARAKKILEKADRVRIVGKETDLSFSIKGRVAIPCAGDFNMPDGEIFTAPVETSTEGKIYYEFPAIAGGREVAGIRLTFRKGRVVEASAEKNEGYLKEMLAADRGASVLGEFGIGANAGVSSFTRDILLDEKMGGTIHLAVGRAYPESGGKNDSAVHWDMIKDLRVQGDLYLDGKPVLRTGVLFGKTPKGMRKAL; via the coding sequence ATGGGCTCTGAGCGGCAGGTGCGGCGGCTGGCGGAAACGCTGGTCCGCCATTCGGTGAAGGCGAAGAAAGGGGAGATCGTCCGGATCTCCACGAGCGAGCTCGGGCGTCCCCTTGCGCTGGAGGTCTACCGGGAGGTGCTGCGGGCGGGGGCGCACCCGCTCCTCTCGGTGGGGTTCGAAGAGGCGTCCGCGATCTTCTACGAGGAGGCGTCCGCGGAGCAGATCGCCGACCTGCCGCCCACGAAGATGCACGAGGCGAAGACGATCGACGCCGACATCATCATCCTCGCTCCCGGAAACACCCGGCACCTCTCCCACATTTCCCCGCGGAAGATGGCGGACCGTCGCAAGGCGACCAAGCCGATCTCCGAGGTGATCCTGCGCCGCGTCCGGTGGGTCCTCACGAATTTCCCGACGGAGGCGCTCGCGCAGGAGACGGACCGGTCCCTGCCCGAGTACGAGAAGCTGTACTACCGGGCGGTGGAGCAGGACTGGGCGGCGATGTCGCGGATGTTCGCCCGGGCGAAGAAGATCCTCGAGAAGGCCGACCGGGTCCGGATCGTGGGAAAGGAGACCGACCTTTCCTTCTCGATCAAGGGCCGCGTCGCGATCCCGTGCGCCGGCGACTTCAACATGCCCGACGGAGAGATCTTCACCGCTCCGGTCGAGACCTCCACGGAGGGGAAGATCTATTACGAGTTCCCCGCGATCGCCGGGGGGCGCGAGGTGGCGGGGATCCGCCTGACGTTCCGCAAGGGCCGGGTGGTGGAGGCGTCGGCGGAGAAGAACGAAGGGTACCTGAAGGAGATGCTCGCCGCCGACCGGGGCGCGTCCGTGCTCGGCGAGTTCGGCATCGGGGCGAACGCCGGGGTTTCCTCCTTCACCCGCGACATTCTTCTCGACGAGAAGATGGGCGGGACGATCCACCTGGCGGTCGGACGAGCGTATCCCGAATCCGGGGGGAAGAACGACTCGGCGGTCCACTGGGACATGATCAAGGACCTGCGCGTGCAAGGCGATCTTTACCTTGACGGGAAGCCGGTCCTGCGGACGGGCGTCCTGTTCGGGAAGACGCCGAAGGGGATGCGCAAGGCATTGTGA
- a CDS encoding DNA-3-methyladenine glycosylase I has protein sequence MATQHRCAWAGSDPLYRAYHDREWGVPVHDDRLLFEFLTLEGAQAGLSWITILKKRDAYRAAFVGFDPNIVAGFDGAKVAELLANPGIIRNRLKVESAVINARTFLKIQEEFGSFDAYQWRFVDGSPIRNAWRNMKEVPCSTPVSDAMSRDLKRRGFRFVGSTICYAHMQAVGMVNDHTVDCFRWREVGMPE, from the coding sequence ATGGCAACCCAACACCGCTGTGCCTGGGCCGGCAGCGACCCGCTCTATCGGGCATATCATGACCGGGAATGGGGGGTACCGGTTCACGACGACCGTCTATTGTTCGAGTTCCTGACACTGGAGGGTGCCCAGGCGGGGCTCTCCTGGATCACTATCCTGAAGAAACGGGACGCCTACCGCGCCGCCTTCGTCGGGTTCGATCCCAATATCGTAGCCGGATTCGATGGGGCGAAAGTAGCGGAGCTCCTGGCCAACCCCGGCATCATTCGCAACCGCCTGAAGGTGGAATCCGCCGTAATCAATGCCCGCACCTTTTTGAAGATCCAGGAGGAGTTCGGCTCCTTCGACGCCTACCAGTGGCGCTTCGTGGACGGCAGTCCGATCCGGAACGCCTGGCGAAACATGAAGGAAGTTCCTTGCAGCACGCCGGTATCGGACGCAATGAGCCGCGACCTCAAACGGCGCGGTTTCCGCTTCGTCGGCAGCACCATCTGCTACGCCCACATGCAGGCGGTCGGCATGGTCAATGATCACACGGTGGATTGTTTCCGATGGCGGGAGGTGGGAATGCCGGAGTGA
- a CDS encoding L-2-amino-thiazoline-4-carboxylic acid hydrolase — MSEIGEKVAQATRQRAAVYAHLFLVLRKRLGEREAIDLMSEAIYGFGREKSTRNYSEKARSGDLAQAAREFASPDPVKQHQFAPRVVSLTPDDAVIAMSKCPLVDEWRAMGLPDEDVETLCRIAHSVDFGTWEGALRFALCFEGTRGEGKDECVLRVKKARA, encoded by the coding sequence ATGTCGGAAATCGGCGAAAAAGTCGCGCAGGCGACCCGCCAGCGCGCGGCGGTCTACGCGCACCTGTTCCTCGTGCTGCGAAAGCGGCTCGGCGAGCGGGAGGCGATCGACCTGATGAGCGAGGCGATCTACGGCTTCGGCAGGGAGAAATCGACGCGCAACTACTCGGAGAAGGCGCGCTCCGGCGACCTCGCGCAGGCCGCCCGGGAGTTCGCGTCCCCGGATCCGGTGAAGCAGCACCAGTTCGCCCCGCGGGTCGTGTCGCTCACCCCCGACGATGCGGTGATCGCGATGTCGAAGTGCCCCCTCGTCGACGAGTGGCGGGCGATGGGTCTTCCGGACGAGGATGTGGAGACGCTCTGCCGCATCGCCCACTCCGTCGACTTCGGGACGTGGGAAGGGGCGCTGCGCTTCGCGCTGTGCTTCGAGGGAACCCGCGGGGAGGGCAAGGACGAGTGCGTCCTCCGCGTGAAGAAGGCGAGGGCCTGA
- the glgX gene encoding glycogen debranching protein GlgX, which produces MTEELTHRTNRKLSPGWHYPLGATPGPEGVNFSLYSATAEEVWLLLFDRPDGDPTDIIRVRDRDRFAWHVFVHGAGAGQLYGYKVGGNFDPARGLRFNDRKLLIDPYAKALTGKIVNEDNLLLAYDPGDPARDLSLDRRENLHVVPKAIVVDDRFDWKGDAPPSIPFERMVIYETHLKGFTAHPSSKVANPGTYLGFVEKIPYLRSLGVNAVELLPVQEFYVDDFLRAKGLTNFWGYNTAAFFAPESSFGTGRRPGCQVDEFKTLVRELHRAGIEVILDVVYNHTGEGNELGPTFSFKGIDNPSYYVLTGGPQDPARYYMNWTGCGNSFNLGTPQTIRLVMDSLRYWVDAMHVDGFRFDLASVLGREGGMYRKCASFFDAVSQDPVLQKAKLIAEPWDLGTYEVGNFPVDWSEWNGRFRDTLRRFVKGDGGQLRDLGFRLTGSADLFSDDGRSAYNSVNFVTCHDGFTLRDLVSYNGKHNEANLEGNRDGSDANNSWNCGAEGETDDPETIAMRRRLAKNHACLLLFSSGTPMMLGGDEFLRTQGGNNNAYCQDNPISWFDWGEVERNADMVSFFRKAIAFTKRFTILQRRKFFTGTDTDQDENAVPDIQWFGEELGPPRWDDPEARVLCCLLDGSEEPSEAGPYFLFLALNGDFRQREVMVPPLPQGLRWRRAIDTGLAAGDDFAGDGDGPFLDPPGRYLAAPRSVVVLLGK; this is translated from the coding sequence GTGACGGAGGAACTGACGCACCGCACGAATCGGAAGCTCTCGCCGGGATGGCACTATCCCCTGGGCGCCACGCCGGGTCCGGAAGGGGTCAACTTCTCCCTCTACTCGGCGACCGCGGAAGAGGTGTGGCTCCTCCTCTTCGACCGTCCCGACGGCGACCCGACCGACATCATCCGCGTCCGGGACCGGGACCGGTTCGCCTGGCACGTCTTCGTACACGGCGCCGGCGCCGGCCAGTTGTACGGGTACAAGGTCGGCGGCAACTTCGACCCGGCCCGGGGTCTCCGGTTCAACGACCGGAAGCTGCTGATCGACCCGTACGCGAAGGCGCTCACCGGCAAGATCGTCAACGAGGACAACCTGCTTCTGGCCTACGACCCGGGCGACCCGGCGCGGGACCTCTCCCTCGACCGCCGGGAAAACCTGCACGTCGTCCCGAAGGCGATCGTGGTGGACGACCGGTTCGACTGGAAGGGGGACGCGCCGCCGTCCATCCCGTTCGAGCGGATGGTCATCTACGAGACCCACCTGAAGGGATTCACCGCGCACCCCTCCTCGAAGGTGGCGAACCCGGGGACGTACCTGGGCTTCGTCGAGAAGATCCCGTACCTCCGGTCCCTCGGCGTGAACGCCGTCGAGCTGCTCCCCGTCCAGGAGTTCTATGTCGACGATTTCCTCCGCGCGAAGGGACTCACGAATTTCTGGGGGTACAACACGGCCGCCTTCTTCGCTCCCGAATCGTCCTTCGGGACCGGCCGCCGACCCGGCTGCCAGGTGGACGAGTTCAAGACGCTGGTGCGGGAGCTGCATCGCGCGGGGATCGAGGTGATCCTCGACGTGGTGTACAACCACACGGGGGAGGGGAACGAGCTGGGGCCCACCTTCTCCTTCAAGGGGATCGACAATCCGTCGTATTACGTGCTGACCGGCGGTCCCCAGGACCCGGCGCGCTACTACATGAACTGGACGGGGTGCGGCAACTCCTTCAACCTGGGGACGCCCCAGACGATCCGGCTGGTGATGGATTCCCTGCGGTACTGGGTCGACGCGATGCACGTCGACGGGTTCCGGTTCGATCTCGCCTCCGTGCTGGGGCGCGAGGGGGGGATGTACCGGAAGTGCGCTTCCTTCTTCGACGCCGTCTCCCAGGACCCGGTGCTGCAGAAGGCCAAGCTCATCGCCGAACCGTGGGACCTCGGGACGTACGAGGTGGGGAACTTCCCCGTGGACTGGTCGGAGTGGAACGGCCGGTTCCGCGACACATTGCGGCGCTTCGTGAAGGGGGACGGCGGGCAGCTCCGGGACCTCGGGTTCCGGCTGACGGGATCGGCCGACCTGTTCTCCGACGACGGGCGCTCCGCCTACAACAGCGTCAACTTCGTCACCTGCCACGACGGGTTCACCCTGCGCGACCTGGTCTCCTACAACGGAAAACACAACGAGGCGAACCTCGAGGGGAACCGGGACGGGAGCGACGCCAACAACTCGTGGAACTGCGGCGCGGAAGGGGAGACGGACGACCCGGAGACCATCGCGATGCGGCGGCGCCTGGCGAAGAACCACGCCTGCCTGCTGCTCTTCTCCTCCGGGACCCCGATGATGCTCGGCGGCGACGAATTCCTCCGGACGCAGGGGGGGAACAACAACGCCTATTGCCAGGACAACCCGATCTCCTGGTTCGATTGGGGAGAGGTCGAACGGAACGCGGACATGGTCTCCTTCTTCCGGAAGGCGATCGCGTTCACGAAGAGATTCACGATCCTCCAGCGGCGCAAGTTCTTCACCGGTACGGACACGGACCAGGACGAGAACGCGGTTCCCGACATCCAGTGGTTCGGAGAGGAGCTCGGCCCTCCCCGTTGGGACGATCCGGAAGCGCGGGTATTGTGCTGCCTCCTCGACGGGAGCGAAGAGCCGTCGGAAGCGGGACCGTACTTCCTCTTCCTCGCGTTGAACGGGGATTTCCGGCAGCGCGAGGTGATGGTGCCGCCGCTCCCGCAGGGGCTTCGGTGGCGGCGCGCGATCGACACGGGTCTCGCGGCGGGAGACGACTTCGCCGGGGACGGAGACGGACCTTTCCTCGACCCGCCCGGCCGGTATCTCGCCGCCCCTCGGTCGGTCGTGGTCCTGCTGGGGAAGTGA
- a CDS encoding DUF2889 domain-containing protein: protein MDFKAITELAKHHRQSFGRILKCEMYKLEGGRLLTLTRLHDDFHDMNLAIVLSDSYRIEEIAGKMDRIPQPCCETKPLEMLSSLKGIAVLERGGIRKVKERIPRNMSCTHIYEMLESTFRSIFVGSYSILGQKWDGVLTLELEENRQLGIQSPVLSDTCYAFNLESADPVILERARKKVEEARRKMAAIEAVKRGE from the coding sequence ATGGACTTCAAGGCGATCACGGAACTGGCCAAGCACCACAGGCAGAGTTTCGGGCGGATCCTCAAGTGCGAGATGTACAAGCTCGAGGGCGGCCGGCTGCTGACGCTCACGCGCCTTCACGACGATTTTCACGACATGAACCTGGCGATCGTCCTCTCGGATTCCTACCGGATCGAGGAGATCGCGGGGAAGATGGACCGTATCCCCCAGCCGTGCTGCGAGACGAAGCCCCTCGAGATGCTCTCGTCCCTGAAGGGGATCGCCGTCCTGGAGCGCGGGGGAATCCGGAAGGTGAAGGAGCGGATCCCGCGGAACATGAGCTGCACGCACATCTACGAGATGCTGGAGTCCACGTTCCGGTCCATTTTCGTGGGGAGCTACAGCATCCTCGGCCAGAAGTGGGACGGAGTGCTCACCCTCGAGCTGGAGGAGAACCGCCAGCTCGGGATCCAGTCCCCGGTGCTGTCCGACACCTGCTACGCTTTCAACCTGGAGTCGGCCGACCCCGTCATCCTCGAGCGCGCCCGGAAAAAAGTCGAGGAGGCCCGCCGGAAGATGGCGGCGATCGAGGCGGTCAAGCGGGGGGAGTGA
- a CDS encoding pyridoxamine 5'-phosphate oxidase family protein has translation MHHELRRKERGMADPEARELLERGEYGVLSTRGSDGAPYGMPINYCVIDNAIYFHCAVEGHKLENIAVDDRVSFCVVGTTEVLPDRFTTRYESVIVSGNATEVMKEEKQRSLEGLLAKYSAEYRLEGLAYIEANGGRTRVFRIDIDSISGKARR, from the coding sequence ATGCACCATGAATTACGCCGCAAGGAGAGAGGGATGGCCGATCCGGAAGCCCGTGAGCTGCTGGAACGGGGTGAATACGGGGTGCTTTCCACCCGCGGTTCGGACGGAGCGCCGTACGGCATGCCGATCAACTACTGCGTCATCGACAATGCCATCTATTTCCATTGCGCTGTCGAAGGACACAAGCTGGAGAACATTGCTGTCGACGACAGGGTGTCGTTCTGCGTTGTGGGTACGACCGAAGTGCTGCCGGACCGGTTTACCACCCGTTATGAAAGCGTGATCGTCTCCGGCAATGCAACCGAGGTCATGAAGGAAGAAAAGCAGCGGTCATTGGAAGGACTCCTGGCCAAGTATTCCGCGGAGTATCGTTTGGAAGGGCTTGCCTATATCGAGGCCAATGGTGGGCGCACCCGGGTATTCCGGATCGACATCGACTCCATCAGCGGCAAGGCGCGGCGATGA
- a CDS encoding DJ-1/PfpI family protein — translation MQERKKVGILIFDDVEVLDFCGPYEVFCSVRLNEERRREEPSPFHALLVAENAGAIRATGGMRVLPDLTTAECPPLDILLVPGGWGTRREISNERLLAWIAEKAVEVGTLSSVCTGSMLLGKTGLLAGRHATTHWKSLGWMRESFPNITVEDRLHVVKDGNIFTSAGISAGMDLALLVAAEYFGEEIARATARHMEYPYPESLERRI, via the coding sequence ATGCAGGAGCGCAAGAAGGTCGGCATACTGATCTTCGACGATGTGGAGGTGCTGGACTTCTGCGGCCCCTACGAGGTCTTCTGCTCGGTACGGCTGAACGAGGAGCGGCGACGGGAGGAGCCGTCTCCTTTCCATGCGCTGCTGGTGGCGGAAAACGCCGGCGCGATCAGAGCCACCGGTGGCATGCGGGTGCTGCCGGATTTGACCACGGCGGAGTGCCCGCCGTTGGATATCCTGCTGGTGCCGGGCGGCTGGGGCACGCGTAGAGAGATCAGCAACGAGCGGCTTCTGGCCTGGATTGCGGAAAAAGCCGTGGAGGTGGGGACCCTCTCCTCGGTCTGCACCGGCTCCATGCTCCTGGGCAAGACCGGACTGCTGGCCGGGCGACATGCAACGACTCACTGGAAGTCGCTTGGCTGGATGCGGGAGTCGTTCCCGAACATTACCGTGGAGGATCGTCTGCACGTGGTAAAGGACGGCAACATCTTCACTTCCGCCGGCATCTCGGCCGGCATGGATCTGGCGCTATTGGTGGCCGCGGAATATTTCGGCGAGGAGATCGCCCGCGCGACCGCTCGCCACATGGAGTACCCCTATCCTGAAAGCCTGGAGAGGCGGATCTGA
- a CDS encoding HAD family phosphatase: MVVTTVRGLPPLKGVLFDFGGVLSREGFRGGLYAIARKNGLDPEPFFLFASDAIYDTGYITGRATEADYWKALRRDTGIRGTDAELTGEILPRFLLRPSMIDAVRLLRRKGYVVAIASDQVDWLERLDERDRFYKEFDRVFNSFRLGKGKRDATVFDDMANALNRKPGELLFLDDNAGNVERAASRGMHAMVVANPGQTVEELRALPALPG, translated from the coding sequence ATGGTTGTGACGACGGTTCGCGGGCTGCCTCCCCTGAAAGGGGTTCTTTTCGACTTCGGAGGGGTGCTCTCCCGGGAAGGATTCCGCGGGGGGCTCTACGCCATCGCGCGAAAAAACGGGCTGGACCCGGAACCGTTCTTTCTTTTCGCTTCCGACGCCATCTACGACACCGGGTACATCACGGGGCGGGCGACGGAGGCCGACTATTGGAAGGCCCTGCGCCGGGACACGGGCATTCGCGGGACCGATGCGGAACTTACGGGGGAGATTCTTCCCCGCTTTCTCCTGCGTCCGTCGATGATCGATGCCGTGCGGTTGCTGCGCCGCAAGGGATATGTCGTCGCGATCGCGAGCGACCAGGTCGACTGGCTGGAACGGCTGGACGAGCGCGATCGCTTCTACAAGGAGTTCGACCGCGTCTTCAACAGCTTCCGTCTCGGGAAGGGAAAGCGCGACGCAACCGTTTTCGACGACATGGCGAATGCGCTGAACCGGAAGCCCGGGGAGCTCCTGTTCCTGGACGACAACGCGGGAAACGTGGAGCGGGCGGCATCCCGCGGCATGCACGCCATGGTGGTCGCGAACCCGGGGCAGACGGTCGAAGAGCTGCGGGCATTGCCCGCCCTGCCGGGATGA
- a CDS encoding methyl-accepting chemotaxis protein produces the protein MKGRMIIVASTAVALAVAVTSVTCLYMVKQDLLRQAQSSQENRMKVLRKLLEQKGSEIQVVDGKLAFGKYVVNANYEVVDEVKRLMGGTATVFLGDTRVSTNVIKDDGSRAVGTKLQGPAYDSIFKKGEPFQGETKILGIPYFTKYEPIKDDSGKTIGVLYVGERTREFFGSFNRVKFIAGSVAILMAVLFGTLTFLMVRRMMAPLESASEVSSRFAEGDLTATMKAGAADTVEVRRIVDALGNLGERLRSTLGQVSGWSHELASAAEQLSSTATQIDEANRKVSGQTVAVASASEEMSATVAQVAKNTRGVQEGSEKALEAASLGVEVIESFLSAMTEIGKVVERAAETVEAVGSRAREIGGVAGMINEIADQTNMLALNAAIEAARAGENGRGFAVVADEVRKLAEKTQMATAQIAKAIGAVQSESLEAMEAMAKGREAVRRSAELGEQAKSAVAGIEDRVNNSSGQTREIAAATEQMSVTIRDLSSSMEGVAQAVGQNAQGVSEMVKTAGMVARKAEELRVSVGRFRIQGSPVPPGGRAVASARP, from the coding sequence ATGAAGGGAAGAATGATCATCGTCGCCTCGACGGCGGTTGCCTTGGCCGTTGCGGTGACCTCCGTCACCTGCCTTTACATGGTCAAACAGGACCTGCTGCGGCAGGCGCAGTCGTCGCAGGAAAACCGCATGAAGGTCCTCCGGAAGCTCCTTGAACAGAAAGGCTCGGAAATCCAGGTCGTCGACGGGAAGCTCGCGTTCGGGAAATACGTGGTCAACGCGAACTACGAGGTCGTCGACGAGGTCAAGCGCCTGATGGGCGGGACCGCCACGGTCTTCCTAGGGGACACGCGGGTGTCCACGAATGTCATCAAGGACGACGGATCGAGGGCGGTCGGGACGAAGCTTCAGGGTCCCGCGTACGATTCCATTTTCAAGAAAGGGGAACCTTTCCAGGGGGAGACGAAGATCCTGGGGATCCCGTACTTCACGAAATACGAGCCCATCAAGGACGACTCGGGAAAGACGATCGGGGTCCTGTACGTCGGGGAGAGGACAAGAGAGTTCTTCGGCTCGTTCAACCGCGTCAAATTCATCGCCGGTTCGGTCGCGATCCTGATGGCTGTCCTTTTCGGGACCCTCACCTTCCTGATGGTGCGCCGGATGATGGCCCCCCTCGAATCCGCCTCGGAGGTTTCCTCCCGGTTCGCCGAAGGGGACCTCACCGCGACGATGAAGGCGGGGGCGGCGGACACGGTCGAGGTGCGCCGGATCGTCGACGCGCTGGGTAATTTGGGGGAGAGGCTCCGGTCAACGCTCGGGCAGGTGTCCGGGTGGAGCCACGAGCTCGCCTCTGCGGCGGAGCAGCTTTCCTCCACGGCGACGCAGATCGACGAGGCCAACCGGAAGGTGAGCGGACAGACGGTGGCCGTCGCCAGCGCTTCCGAGGAGATGAGCGCCACCGTCGCGCAGGTGGCAAAAAACACGCGCGGCGTCCAGGAAGGATCGGAGAAGGCGCTGGAGGCCGCCTCCCTCGGGGTCGAGGTGATCGAGAGCTTCCTGTCGGCGATGACAGAGATCGGAAAGGTCGTGGAGCGTGCGGCCGAAACCGTCGAGGCGGTGGGAAGCCGCGCCCGGGAGATCGGGGGGGTGGCGGGTATGATCAACGAAATCGCCGACCAGACCAACATGCTCGCGCTGAACGCCGCGATCGAGGCGGCCCGCGCCGGGGAGAACGGCAGGGGGTTCGCAGTCGTGGCGGACGAGGTGCGGAAACTGGCCGAGAAGACCCAGATGGCGACGGCGCAGATCGCCAAGGCGATCGGGGCCGTCCAGTCGGAGAGCCTGGAAGCGATGGAAGCGATGGCGAAGGGACGCGAAGCGGTACGGCGGAGCGCGGAACTTGGGGAGCAGGCGAAGTCGGCGGTGGCCGGGATCGAGGATCGCGTGAACAACAGCTCCGGACAGACCCGGGAGATCGCAGCGGCGACCGAGCAGATGAGCGTGACGATCCGGGACCTCTCCTCCAGCATGGAAGGGGTCGCGCAGGCGGTCGGTCAGAACGCCCAGGGGGTGTCGGAGATGGTGAAAACGGCCGGGATGGTGGCGCGCAAGGCGGAGGAACTGCGGGTATCGGTGGGCAGATTCCGGATCCAGGGATCTCCGGTCCCGCCCGGCGGGCGGGCCGTCGCCTCCGCCCGCCCTTGA
- a CDS encoding mucoidy inhibitor MuiA family protein, translated as MRRTAHLFPLLVLSLLLPLSAAAVEAEVPSRVDRVVLYPDMAEVVREAEIAGSEGEVVLPGLTAALLPETVSAKVIRGSARIAGISVEDVFRPDPAEARVRELSRLLEELVDGKAALAGERENLKREKSLLESGVSAVFSPPGGKERTRLTVAEIEASLALFRARAKAVDEAILARDREVREADRKIDAVRKELEKIRVPRPTQEKAVHLTLSRPGPCRIAVTYLVSSAGFSPRYDVRLSPTKGTLSFELAGEAWQRTGEEWKGTVLAFSTRRPGRMAQLPPLPPWEIDFARPARAFQERMAAPVMAKAASRGAESGDEMELPAPAPIVARRFASLDVTLPDRQDLSGVGERKTFSLARTDLKANVSWRAIPRVVDGAFLSADGVNGGGLPILAAPATLFVDDAYAGAGEVKEIGEKAPFRVDFGRDEAVQVVRKEISRVREDGGVFSKVKRVRFRYEIKVRNSRAEEVPLTVADRIPFPKHQDIVVKDLEITGGGKTGGQGEITWDLRLKGAESTVLGLSFTVEYPADKEIYGL; from the coding sequence ATGCGACGCACCGCGCACCTCTTCCCGCTGCTGGTTCTTTCCCTTCTGCTCCCGCTTTCCGCGGCGGCGGTCGAGGCGGAGGTCCCCTCCCGCGTCGACCGCGTCGTCCTCTACCCCGACATGGCGGAGGTCGTCCGGGAGGCGGAGATCGCGGGATCGGAGGGCGAGGTCGTCCTGCCCGGCCTGACCGCCGCCCTCCTCCCGGAGACCGTTTCCGCGAAGGTGATCCGGGGATCCGCGCGGATCGCCGGCATCTCCGTAGAGGATGTCTTCCGGCCCGATCCGGCGGAAGCGCGCGTCCGGGAGCTTTCCCGCCTTCTCGAGGAACTTGTCGACGGGAAGGCCGCCCTCGCGGGGGAGCGGGAGAACCTGAAACGCGAGAAGTCGCTGCTCGAAAGCGGCGTCTCCGCGGTCTTCTCCCCGCCCGGGGGGAAGGAGCGGACACGATTGACGGTCGCGGAGATCGAGGCGTCCCTCGCCCTCTTCCGCGCACGCGCGAAGGCGGTCGACGAGGCGATCCTTGCCCGGGACCGGGAGGTCCGCGAGGCGGACCGGAAGATCGACGCCGTCCGGAAAGAGCTGGAAAAGATCCGCGTCCCCCGTCCCACGCAGGAAAAGGCGGTGCATCTCACGCTGTCGCGCCCCGGCCCCTGCCGGATCGCCGTCACCTACCTCGTCTCCTCCGCCGGGTTCTCCCCGCGATACGATGTCCGGCTCTCCCCCACGAAGGGGACGCTCTCGTTCGAGCTGGCGGGCGAGGCGTGGCAGCGCACGGGAGAGGAATGGAAGGGAACGGTCCTCGCCTTCTCCACGAGGCGGCCCGGGCGGATGGCGCAGCTCCCGCCGCTCCCGCCGTGGGAGATCGACTTCGCGCGGCCGGCCCGCGCCTTCCAGGAGAGGATGGCCGCCCCCGTGATGGCGAAGGCGGCGTCGAGGGGAGCGGAGAGCGGCGACGAGATGGAGCTTCCCGCGCCCGCCCCGATCGTGGCGCGCCGCTTCGCCTCCCTGGACGTGACCCTCCCGGACCGGCAGGACCTCTCCGGGGTGGGAGAGCGGAAAACCTTCTCCCTCGCGCGGACGGACCTGAAGGCGAACGTTTCCTGGCGGGCGATCCCGCGGGTCGTGGACGGTGCGTTTCTCTCCGCGGACGGGGTGAACGGGGGCGGCCTGCCGATCCTTGCCGCCCCGGCCACGCTCTTCGTCGACGACGCGTACGCGGGCGCGGGGGAGGTGAAGGAGATCGGCGAGAAGGCCCCGTTCCGCGTGGATTTCGGCAGGGACGAGGCCGTCCAGGTCGTGCGCAAGGAGATCTCCCGCGTCCGGGAGGACGGCGGGGTCTTCTCGAAGGTGAAGCGCGTCCGGTTCCGGTACGAGATCAAGGTGCGCAACTCGCGGGCGGAAGAGGTCCCTCTCACGGTCGCCGACCGGATCCCCTTCCCGAAGCACCAGGACATCGTGGTGAAGGACCTGGAGATCACGGGGGGCGGGAAGACCGGCGGGCAGGGGGAGATCACGTGGGACCTTCGCCTCAAGGGAGCGGAATCAACGGTGCTGGGACTCTCCTTCACGGTGGAGTACCCGGCGGACAAGGAGATTTATGGGCTCTGA